A genomic segment from Comamonas terrigena NBRC 13299 encodes:
- a CDS encoding cell division protein ZipA C-terminal FtsZ-binding domain-containing protein, with protein MSTLQISLAVVGVVLLGLIVAYNAWNTRRHAPKRADRDEQARQGAEDAARFEPALDGVDVTDLPPHMRPAATQPLSTPLHDPLLDAMPDKPEFEAPIAAPQPDKAVAPVAHGAGVEEPSPTQTAAAAPVHQPLPAERKLALDGLIDAIAPIQMEQSVSGEAALQVQPTTRRAGSKPFRIEGFNEATRDWESVRAGQRYNAFQAGVQLANRTGALNEIEFSEFAAKAQTFADALNGALELPDMLHEVGRARELDQFASEHDAQLSFMLRARTAAWSPGYVRQHAGQLGFVMTNMPGRMMLPSPVPGNYPLLVLAFDAQAAQAADLDRTAFHEVMLSLDVPQVPRTEQPFAKLREVAQALCEAMDGVLCDQNGQPLHPQVLEPIAGDLELLYDQLDQRELSAGSMLARRLFN; from the coding sequence ATGAGCACCCTGCAAATCAGTCTGGCCGTCGTGGGCGTTGTCCTGCTCGGCCTGATCGTGGCCTACAACGCATGGAACACCCGCCGTCACGCCCCCAAACGTGCGGACCGGGACGAACAAGCCCGCCAGGGCGCCGAAGATGCGGCCCGCTTCGAGCCTGCGCTGGACGGTGTGGATGTGACGGATCTGCCCCCCCATATGCGCCCGGCCGCCACCCAGCCGCTGAGCACTCCGCTGCACGATCCGCTGCTGGATGCCATGCCGGACAAGCCGGAGTTCGAGGCCCCCATCGCTGCGCCGCAGCCGGACAAGGCCGTGGCCCCGGTGGCCCATGGTGCAGGGGTGGAGGAGCCATCTCCGACACAGACTGCAGCTGCGGCGCCGGTGCACCAGCCATTGCCGGCCGAACGCAAGCTGGCGCTTGATGGCCTGATCGATGCCATCGCGCCCATCCAGATGGAGCAAAGCGTCTCCGGCGAGGCGGCACTGCAGGTGCAGCCCACCACGCGCCGGGCGGGCAGCAAGCCTTTCCGTATCGAAGGCTTCAACGAAGCCACGCGCGACTGGGAAAGCGTGCGTGCCGGCCAGCGCTACAACGCCTTCCAGGCGGGCGTGCAACTGGCCAACCGCACCGGTGCACTCAACGAGATCGAGTTCTCCGAATTTGCCGCCAAGGCCCAGACCTTTGCCGATGCCCTGAACGGCGCGCTGGAGCTGCCCGACATGCTGCACGAGGTGGGCCGGGCGCGCGAGCTGGATCAGTTCGCCAGCGAGCACGATGCGCAACTGAGCTTCATGCTGCGCGCACGTACCGCTGCCTGGAGCCCGGGCTATGTGCGCCAGCATGCCGGTCAGCTGGGCTTTGTGATGACCAATATGCCGGGCCGCATGATGCTGCCGTCGCCGGTGCCCGGCAATTACCCGCTGCTGGTGCTGGCGTTCGATGCCCAGGCCGCCCAGGCCGCCGATTTGGACCGCACTGCCTTCCATGAGGTGATGCTGAGTCTGGACGTCCCCCAGGTGCCGCGCACCGAGCAACCGTTTGCCAAGCTGCGCGAAGTGGCGCAGGCACTGTGCGAGGCCATGGATGGCGTGCTGTGCGACCAGAACGGCCAGCCGCTGCACCCCCAGGTGCTGGAGCCCATTGCCGGCGATCTGGAACTGTTGTACGACCAGTTGGACCAGCGCGAACTGTCGGCCGGCTCCATGCTGGCACGCCGTTTGTTTAATTAA